The following coding sequences lie in one Halorhabdus rudnickae genomic window:
- a CDS encoding prefoldin subunit beta: MQGNLPPEAQEKLEELQDLQETAQQVAQQKQQAETQLTEAQNALDTLEDVDPDTGMYREVGELLVETDYDEAEDDLSEKVDNLEVRVETLEKQEQRVEEQFEELQGELQEMLGGGGGALGGGPDVGPGAGGA; this comes from the coding sequence ATGCAGGGAAATCTGCCACCTGAAGCACAAGAGAAACTCGAAGAGTTGCAGGACCTCCAGGAAACGGCCCAGCAGGTCGCCCAGCAGAAACAGCAGGCCGAGACCCAGCTAACTGAGGCCCAAAACGCCCTCGATACCCTCGAGGACGTCGATCCCGACACCGGGATGTACCGGGAAGTCGGCGAACTCCTCGTCGAGACCGACTACGACGAGGCCGAAGACGACCTCTCCGAGAAGGTCGACAACCTCGAGGTCCGCGTCGAGACCCTCGAGAAACAGGAGCAGCGCGTCGAAGAGCAGTTCGAGGAACTCCAGGGCGAACTCCAGGAGATGCTCGGGGGCGGCGGCGGTGCCCTCGGCGGCGGCCCCGACGTCGGTCCGGGCGCCGGCGGGGCATGA
- a CDS encoding DUF3194 domain-containing protein has translation MTEEETAEPSDETVVQTAAEAAEDVVFSRFDRSTVADLDVAVTFENDTLEVDIYLDAPEGRADSEQVADDAALAARSAVDDLLSG, from the coding sequence ATGACCGAAGAGGAGACCGCCGAACCCAGCGACGAGACTGTCGTCCAGACTGCCGCTGAAGCTGCCGAGGATGTCGTCTTCTCTCGGTTCGATCGCTCGACAGTCGCAGATCTGGACGTGGCGGTGACCTTCGAGAACGACACACTCGAAGTCGATATCTATCTCGACGCGCCGGAGGGGAGAGCCGACTCGGAACAGGTCGCCGACGACGCCGCGCTGGCCGCGCGTTCGGCGGTGGATGACCTTCTGTCCGGGTGA
- a CDS encoding bifunctional nuclease family protein codes for MEHQATIEGVGVGVGDDGAGAPVVLLRAREQLVPIFVSGDQAQSMQLAIESEPFERPLTHDLLIEMISEFGAAIDRVRIDDLSDGTFYAKIDAEQYVDGSRKNAVFDARPSDGIAIALREDCPVVVSDEVIDEAGRPPEAFEPDNEQDLDVDDPDALDPSDLRADDPEDPDERDEFDF; via the coding sequence ATGGAACACCAAGCGACGATCGAGGGGGTCGGCGTCGGCGTCGGCGATGACGGCGCGGGGGCGCCGGTGGTCCTACTGCGCGCCCGCGAGCAACTCGTCCCCATTTTCGTCAGCGGTGACCAGGCCCAGTCGATGCAACTCGCCATCGAAAGCGAGCCCTTCGAGCGGCCCCTGACGCACGATCTGCTGATCGAGATGATCTCCGAGTTCGGCGCCGCGATCGACCGGGTCCGGATCGACGACCTCTCGGATGGGACCTTCTACGCGAAGATCGATGCCGAGCAGTACGTCGACGGATCCCGAAAGAACGCGGTCTTCGACGCCCGCCCCAGCGACGGGATCGCGATCGCTCTTCGAGAGGACTGCCCGGTCGTCGTCAGCGACGAAGTGATCGACGAGGCCGGTCGTCCGCCCGAAGCGTTCGAACCGGATAACGAGCAAGACCTCGATGTCGACGATCCCGATGCACTCGATCCCTCCGATCTGCGGGCCGACGATCCCGAGGACCCCGACGAGCGCGACGAATTCGATTTCTGA
- a CDS encoding permease, producing MTSVELLVEVLRAGIDETLSYLTLHVITCLVPAFFIAGGISAVLSDHFVRQYLSGDAPKLHAYSMASVAGVALAVCSCTILPMFAGLYKKGAGIGPATAFLFSGPAINVLAIVFTASALSLPLGGARAVFAVTMAGAIGLTMAFVFGSEDGENAETQPAVTDGGHATGRRPTWVTTGFFGSQVAILLIAATGLLTWEIKGPLLAPLFAVLGYLLWAKFDHEEIEEWFQETWFFTRTIFPLLIAGTFVIGLIGAIAAIAQGMSPLETITSGGETFVAHQVAPGLLTREIFGQTTVLSAGLGSAIGAILYMPTLLEVPIVGSLFGYTNGLMADGPALALLLAGPSLSLPNMLVIWKTIGTRRTALYVSLVAVAATMAGLLWGLVLV from the coding sequence GTGACGTCGGTCGAACTCCTCGTCGAAGTACTCCGAGCAGGGATCGACGAGACCCTGTCATACTTGACGCTGCACGTAATCACGTGCCTGGTTCCGGCGTTTTTCATCGCTGGAGGAATCTCAGCAGTCCTCTCGGACCATTTCGTCAGGCAGTACCTGAGTGGGGACGCGCCAAAACTGCACGCCTACTCGATGGCGTCGGTCGCTGGCGTGGCGCTGGCGGTGTGTAGTTGCACGATCCTGCCGATGTTCGCTGGACTCTACAAGAAGGGCGCGGGGATCGGTCCTGCGACGGCCTTTCTCTTCTCGGGGCCAGCCATCAATGTACTCGCAATCGTGTTTACCGCGAGTGCACTCAGCCTTCCACTCGGTGGCGCACGAGCCGTTTTCGCGGTGACGATGGCCGGCGCAATCGGCCTGACGATGGCCTTCGTCTTCGGGAGCGAGGACGGCGAGAACGCCGAAACACAACCCGCGGTGACCGACGGCGGACACGCAACCGGCCGTCGCCCGACGTGGGTGACTACCGGCTTCTTCGGCAGTCAGGTTGCGATCCTGCTGATCGCCGCGACCGGCCTGCTGACCTGGGAAATCAAGGGACCGCTGCTCGCGCCGCTGTTTGCTGTACTCGGGTACCTGCTGTGGGCCAAATTCGATCACGAAGAGATCGAGGAGTGGTTCCAGGAGACATGGTTCTTCACGCGGACGATATTCCCGCTGTTGATCGCTGGGACGTTCGTCATCGGACTCATCGGTGCGATCGCGGCCATCGCCCAGGGAATGAGTCCCCTAGAGACGATCACGAGCGGGGGCGAAACCTTCGTCGCCCACCAGGTCGCGCCCGGACTGCTGACCAGGGAGATTTTCGGCCAGACGACCGTGCTGTCGGCCGGACTCGGATCGGCCATCGGCGCGATTCTGTACATGCCGACGCTGTTGGAAGTGCCGATCGTCGGCTCGTTGTTCGGGTACACTAACGGCCTGATGGCCGACGGCCCTGCCCTGGCGTTGCTGCTGGCCGGGCCGTCGCTGTCGCTGCCGAACATGCTGGTAATATGGAAGACCATCGGCACCAGGCGGACGGCCCTGTACGTCAGCCTCGTGGCGGTCGCGGCCACCATGGCGGGCCTGCTCTGGGGCCTGGTGCTCGTCTGA
- a CDS encoding thioredoxin family protein: protein MQIEVIGPGCPRCQKTAQNVEIALDELDGVDATVEKVEAQMEIIDRGVMHTPAVAVDGEIEIEGDIPDIDRLVDIFESA from the coding sequence ATGCAAATCGAAGTCATCGGCCCTGGCTGCCCCAGGTGCCAGAAGACCGCACAGAACGTTGAAATAGCCCTCGACGAACTCGACGGGGTCGACGCGACCGTCGAGAAGGTCGAAGCGCAGATGGAGATTATCGATCGCGGTGTGATGCACACGCCCGCGGTCGCCGTCGACGGCGAGATCGAGATTGAAGGCGACATCCCAGACATCGACCGGCTCGTCGACATCTTCGAGTCAGCCTGA
- a CDS encoding ArsR/SmtB family transcription factor → MSSQSNDYRVDPETMTELQALVAGSDLDAAMNIFEALSDERRVLVMRLLGESELCVCDLVAIFDIEYSKLSYHLKVLKEADLVTADRDGNYVTYRPTACGEDVIDVIREFE, encoded by the coding sequence ATGTCCTCTCAGTCGAACGACTATCGGGTCGATCCCGAGACGATGACCGAGCTCCAAGCGCTCGTCGCTGGGAGCGATCTCGACGCCGCGATGAACATTTTCGAGGCACTCTCCGACGAACGCCGAGTCCTCGTCATGCGGTTGCTCGGAGAATCGGAACTGTGTGTCTGTGATCTCGTCGCGATCTTCGACATCGAATACTCGAAACTCTCCTACCATCTCAAAGTCCTGAAGGAGGCGGACCTCGTCACCGCGGATCGCGACGGCAACTACGTGACCTACCGACCGACGGCGTGTGGCGAAGACGTCATCGACGTGATCCGGGAATTCGAGTGA
- a CDS encoding arsenate-mycothiol transferase ArsC — MKDTVTRLGFVCVQNAGRSQMSTAFVERERARRGLEDEVEIVTGGTDPAEAVHDGVVETMAEVGIDLADRVPQAISTAELNECDVVVTMGCSTLELDADVAVRDWALPDPDGEDPERVREIREQVEANVRELFADLFGSIE, encoded by the coding sequence ATGAAGGACACTGTCACGAGACTGGGGTTCGTCTGCGTGCAGAACGCGGGCCGAAGCCAGATGTCGACGGCTTTTGTCGAGCGGGAGCGGGCGCGCCGCGGCCTCGAAGACGAAGTCGAGATCGTCACCGGTGGGACTGATCCGGCCGAGGCAGTCCACGACGGCGTGGTCGAGACGATGGCCGAGGTCGGTATCGACCTCGCCGATCGGGTGCCCCAGGCGATATCGACGGCGGAACTCAACGAGTGTGACGTCGTGGTGACGATGGGCTGTTCGACGCTGGAACTCGACGCCGACGTCGCGGTTCGCGACTGGGCACTCCCCGATCCTGACGGGGAAGACCCCGAGCGCGTCCGTGAGATCCGCGAGCAGGTCGAGGCCAACGTCCGGGAACTGTTTGCGGATCTGTTCGGCTCGATCGAGTGA
- a CDS encoding redoxin domain-containing protein — protein MIEESATAPDFSLPGIVDGQPAYYNLMDPLREGRAALLLWYPVDFVPTITPDLLAASEWLDRDDLVVWGISSDSLFAHEEYADTRGIEIPLLADSHATIADAYDVVHEEFRGHAGVPKRAVFVVDPDWTVRYAWSRDDPLSAPAESPLVGAADVLTSVLGESVETPDVTYE, from the coding sequence ATGATCGAGGAGAGTGCGACGGCCCCTGACTTCTCGCTGCCGGGGATCGTCGACGGCCAACCGGCGTACTACAATCTGATGGATCCACTCCGGGAGGGGCGGGCGGCGCTTTTACTGTGGTATCCGGTTGATTTCGTGCCGACGATCACGCCGGATCTTCTCGCCGCCAGCGAGTGGCTCGACCGCGACGATCTGGTCGTCTGGGGAATCTCCTCGGACAGTCTGTTCGCTCACGAGGAGTACGCCGACACGCGAGGCATCGAAATCCCGCTTCTTGCCGACTCCCACGCTACGATCGCCGACGCATACGATGTCGTCCACGAGGAGTTTCGCGGTCACGCTGGTGTTCCCAAGCGGGCGGTGTTCGTCGTCGATCCCGACTGGACTGTTCGGTACGCCTGGAGTCGCGACGATCCGCTCTCGGCGCCAGCGGAGTCCCCGCTCGTCGGTGCGGCAGACGTGCTTACGTCGGTACTCGGAGAGTCAGTCGAGACACCGGATGTCACGTACGAGTGA
- a CDS encoding HAD family hydrolase → MYEAVVFDNDGVLMELTEMDLHRRAAREAFERVGIHDPAAEHVEAMSIGVTVPKLQSVCDHYGLDPRRFWHERDSLMARRQQAAIRRGEKGLYEDIGTLAELERPMGVVSSNQQATVEFGLRTFDLAGHFETIHGRGPAVESLRRKKPAPYYLERAIDDLGITDVLYVGDSETDVQAAHAAGIDAAFVRRPHRKSAELSVTPEYEIDGLAELPAILDGKRPASD, encoded by the coding sequence ATGTACGAGGCCGTCGTCTTCGACAACGACGGCGTGCTGATGGAGCTAACGGAGATGGACCTCCATCGACGCGCCGCCCGCGAGGCCTTCGAGCGGGTCGGTATCCACGATCCCGCCGCTGAGCACGTCGAAGCGATGAGCATCGGGGTCACAGTGCCGAAACTGCAGTCCGTCTGTGATCACTACGGCCTCGATCCCCGTCGCTTCTGGCACGAGCGCGATAGCCTGATGGCCAGACGCCAGCAGGCCGCCATCCGCCGGGGGGAGAAAGGCCTCTACGAGGACATCGGGACGCTTGCTGAGCTGGAGCGTCCGATGGGAGTCGTGAGTTCCAACCAGCAGGCGACCGTCGAGTTCGGCTTGCGGACCTTCGACCTCGCGGGGCACTTCGAGACGATCCATGGCCGAGGACCAGCGGTCGAGAGCCTCCGGCGGAAGAAACCCGCACCCTACTATCTGGAGCGGGCTATCGACGACCTCGGAATCACGGACGTGCTGTACGTGGGTGACAGCGAAACCGACGTCCAGGCGGCTCACGCGGCCGGCATCGACGCGGCGTTCGTCCGCCGACCCCATCGCAAGAGCGCGGAACTTTCGGTCACACCCGAATACGAGATCGACGGCCTCGCGGAGCTACCAGCTATTCTCGACGGCAAGCGGCCGGCGAGTGACTGA
- the sugE gene encoding quaternary ammonium compound efflux SMR transporter SugE, which produces MSWWILFVAGLFEITWAIGLEYSDGLSKPLPTLGTAFALVISMVLLAQAVKELPVGTAYAVWTGIGAVGTASLGIVLFDEPATLARIFFIGTIVVGIVGLHLVSGGS; this is translated from the coding sequence ATGTCTTGGTGGATCCTGTTCGTGGCAGGCCTGTTCGAAATTACCTGGGCGATCGGCCTCGAATACTCCGACGGACTCTCGAAACCACTGCCGACACTCGGAACGGCCTTCGCGCTCGTGATCAGCATGGTCTTGCTAGCCCAGGCTGTCAAAGAACTCCCCGTGGGGACTGCCTACGCAGTCTGGACCGGGATCGGGGCCGTCGGGACGGCTTCTCTGGGAATCGTCCTCTTCGACGAACCGGCCACGCTCGCACGGATCTTCTTCATCGGAACGATCGTCGTCGGGATTGTCGGCCTGCACCTCGTCTCCGGTGGCTCCTGA
- a CDS encoding histidine kinase N-terminal 7TM domain-containing protein, whose translation MQELRVIVAFAAASVSLLLAIYAFVVRWHRGPNKTLTAFGVLMMGTMGWTLTTGVGDIASTAGRMELWLHVEQISIVLVPGAWFALAVAYTGREQWLTRETVSLLAVEPIVTLLVTATDQWHDLMWTKIVRATTSDGVAYLEYTFGAYHYVHLLYSYTLVLASAGLFLWMILTSDRLYRRQSVALTVGVLAPLATNVVNGSGQPWDVLFTMPTGFTVTGVAVGYAIFRFQLLDVVPIGRSTVIENMRDGFVVLDEDDRIVDLNPAAHVLADEEAIGMQATTALPEVAHLFARTDPESQTHDDIVIETDDGQRFYTVRLAPLRDDDRLGRLLTIRDVTDSRRIENRYQALIENASDVITVLDTDGTVQYVSPSVDQVLGYDAGALLGTSILMYVHPDDRDRVQTALDTVETETDIVRFEYRIEDVDGSVRVVESIGRDLTGNPFVEGLVVHTRDVTERHQREQELERTNDHLEAFANAVSHDLRNPLNVASGNLELARVHGDEKYLDRIETAHERIENLIGDLLTLAKQGQTVDETVTVDLATVAADAWETVETKRSTLEVRETGVIDADRSRLTQLFENLYRNAIDHAGADVAIWVGTVEDGFYVADDGPGIPEEERNEVFQSGYTTSDNGTGFGLAIVQNIVDAHGWSIRAVESESGGARFEVQSVEPEIETSTAPKPKHED comes from the coding sequence ATGCAAGAACTCCGCGTCATAGTTGCGTTTGCCGCCGCGAGCGTCTCGCTTCTGCTGGCGATCTACGCGTTTGTGGTACGGTGGCACCGGGGGCCGAATAAGACGCTCACAGCGTTCGGCGTCCTGATGATGGGGACAATGGGGTGGACACTTACTACGGGAGTTGGTGATATCGCATCGACTGCCGGCAGGATGGAGTTGTGGCTACACGTCGAGCAGATCTCTATCGTTCTCGTCCCGGGCGCGTGGTTTGCCCTCGCGGTAGCCTATACGGGCCGCGAGCAGTGGCTCACCCGCGAGACAGTGTCGCTACTCGCCGTCGAACCAATCGTGACGCTGTTGGTAACTGCGACTGATCAGTGGCACGACCTCATGTGGACCAAGATAGTCAGGGCGACGACCAGCGACGGGGTGGCCTACCTCGAATACACCTTCGGCGCGTACCACTACGTCCATCTGTTGTACTCCTATACGCTGGTTCTGGCCAGCGCTGGCCTGTTCCTGTGGATGATACTGACGTCGGACCGACTCTATCGCCGCCAGTCGGTCGCGCTGACGGTCGGCGTACTCGCCCCGCTGGCGACAAACGTTGTGAACGGCAGCGGTCAGCCCTGGGACGTGTTGTTCACGATGCCGACAGGGTTCACCGTTACGGGAGTGGCAGTTGGCTACGCTATCTTTCGCTTTCAGCTGCTTGATGTCGTTCCGATCGGCCGTTCGACCGTCATCGAGAACATGCGAGATGGGTTCGTTGTCCTCGACGAGGACGACCGAATCGTCGATCTGAACCCGGCGGCACACGTACTGGCCGACGAAGAAGCGATCGGGATGCAGGCGACGACGGCACTACCGGAGGTCGCACACCTGTTTGCCCGCACCGACCCCGAGAGCCAAACCCACGACGATATCGTCATCGAGACCGACGACGGACAGCGGTTCTACACCGTGCGTCTCGCACCGCTCCGGGACGACGACCGACTCGGTCGATTACTGACAATCCGTGACGTGACGGACAGTCGACGTATCGAGAACCGGTATCAGGCACTCATCGAGAACGCATCGGACGTTATCACAGTTCTCGATACCGACGGAACGGTCCAATACGTCAGTCCGTCGGTCGACCAGGTACTGGGCTACGACGCCGGGGCGCTACTCGGAACGTCGATTCTCATGTACGTCCATCCCGACGACCGCGACCGGGTGCAAACGGCACTCGACACTGTCGAAACTGAGACCGACATCGTCCGTTTCGAGTACCGGATCGAAGACGTGGACGGCTCCGTCCGGGTCGTCGAATCGATCGGCCGAGACCTCACCGGCAACCCCTTCGTTGAGGGCCTCGTGGTTCACACTCGTGACGTGACCGAGCGACATCAACGAGAACAGGAACTAGAGCGGACCAACGACCACCTCGAAGCGTTCGCGAATGCGGTCAGTCACGACCTCCGGAACCCACTCAACGTTGCGTCGGGGAATCTCGAACTCGCGCGGGTACACGGGGACGAGAAATATCTCGACCGGATCGAGACCGCCCACGAGCGGATAGAAAACCTCATTGGAGACTTGCTCACGCTCGCAAAACAGGGCCAGACTGTCGACGAAACGGTCACTGTAGATCTTGCGACGGTCGCAGCCGACGCCTGGGAGACCGTCGAGACGAAACGATCGACGCTCGAAGTGAGAGAAACAGGGGTGATCGACGCCGATCGAAGCCGACTCACGCAGTTGTTCGAGAATCTCTACCGGAATGCGATCGATCACGCCGGAGCGGACGTCGCGATTTGGGTCGGGACGGTCGAAGATGGCTTCTATGTCGCTGACGATGGCCCTGGGATTCCCGAGGAGGAGCGCAACGAGGTGTTTCAAAGCGGCTATACGACCAGTGACAACGGAACGGGATTCGGCCTCGCGATCGTCCAAAACATCGTCGACGCTCACGGCTGGTCGATCCGAGCCGTCGAAAGCGAATCCGGCGGCGCCCGATTCGAAGTCCAGAGCGTCGAACCCGAAATCGAGACCAGTACAGCGCCGAAGCCAAAACACGAAGACTGA
- a CDS encoding (R)-citramalate synthase, which yields MSGLFGEHPATQPLESLTNVGLLDTTLRDGEQAPGVSLSPAEKAHIARRLDAAGIDVIEAGSAVTGPGERETIRRVADLDLDATVTSFARNVESDVDLALDTGVDGIHLVVPASDRHIEDKIGTTREDVIADTAELVEYAVDHDLWVEVIGEDGSRADLDFLEELMREALDAGADRVCYADTVGHATPDRTLDVVSRLAQLGPTSTHTHDDLGLAVTNTLVSLAAGADLVHGTINGIGERAGNVALEEVAIALDHGYGVETMDLTQVHDLAQLIANKTGIPLAPNKAVVGENAFTHESGIHTDGTLKDESMYEPYPPEKVGRERRLALGKHAGRAGVAAALDEHDVDVTDAELDAVFERVKELGERDKRVTDADLLAIAEDVQDRDRERRIELVDLNTVAGSGTPTASIRLLIDGVERKEASVGDGPVDAAMNAVEAALGHHVDWSLDSYHVDAITGQTDAVVTVEVEMSKGDRSVTVARSDADITRASVEAMVEAIDRLVETESEPLVADD from the coding sequence TTGTCAGGACTGTTCGGCGAGCACCCGGCGACCCAGCCACTCGAATCGCTGACGAACGTCGGCCTGCTCGATACGACGCTTCGAGACGGTGAACAGGCACCCGGGGTATCGCTCTCGCCCGCGGAGAAAGCACACATTGCCCGCCGACTCGACGCCGCCGGCATCGACGTGATCGAGGCCGGTAGTGCCGTCACCGGGCCGGGCGAGCGCGAGACGATCCGCCGCGTGGCGGACCTCGACCTGGACGCGACGGTCACCAGTTTCGCCCGGAACGTCGAGAGCGACGTCGACCTCGCCTTGGACACCGGCGTCGACGGCATCCACCTGGTCGTCCCGGCCAGCGACCGCCACATCGAGGATAAAATCGGGACGACCCGCGAAGACGTGATCGCCGACACCGCCGAGCTGGTCGAGTACGCCGTCGATCACGACCTCTGGGTCGAGGTGATCGGCGAGGACGGCTCCCGCGCCGATCTGGACTTCCTCGAGGAGCTCATGCGTGAGGCTCTCGACGCCGGCGCCGATCGGGTCTGCTATGCCGACACCGTTGGGCATGCCACGCCCGACCGGACGCTGGATGTCGTCTCCCGACTCGCCCAACTGGGGCCGACGAGCACTCACACCCACGACGACCTCGGGCTGGCGGTCACCAACACCCTGGTCTCGCTCGCTGCGGGTGCCGATCTCGTCCACGGGACGATCAACGGCATCGGCGAGCGGGCCGGTAACGTCGCTTTAGAGGAGGTCGCCATCGCCTTAGATCACGGCTATGGCGTCGAGACGATGGATCTCACGCAGGTCCACGATCTCGCCCAGCTCATCGCCAACAAGACGGGCATCCCGCTGGCTCCCAACAAGGCCGTCGTCGGCGAGAACGCCTTCACCCACGAGAGCGGCATCCACACCGACGGCACGCTCAAGGACGAGTCGATGTACGAGCCTTACCCACCCGAGAAGGTGGGTCGGGAACGCCGCCTCGCGCTGGGCAAACATGCCGGCCGGGCTGGCGTGGCCGCGGCACTCGACGAGCACGACGTCGACGTTACCGACGCGGAGCTCGACGCCGTCTTCGAGCGTGTGAAGGAACTCGGGGAACGGGACAAGCGTGTCACTGACGCCGATCTACTCGCGATCGCCGAAGATGTCCAGGATCGCGATCGCGAGCGCCGGATCGAACTCGTCGACCTCAACACGGTCGCCGGGAGCGGCACCCCGACCGCGAGCATCCGCCTGTTGATCGATGGCGTCGAACGCAAAGAGGCCTCGGTCGGCGACGGCCCCGTCGACGCTGCGATGAACGCTGTCGAGGCCGCACTCGGTCACCACGTCGACTGGAGTCTCGATTCCTACCACGTCGATGCCATCACCGGCCAAACTGATGCTGTCGTCACCGTCGAAGTCGAGATGTCGAAAGGCGATCGCTCCGTGACTGTCGCTCGCAGTGACGCCGACATCACCAGGGCCTCCGTCGAGGCCATGGTCGAAGCCATCGACCGACTGGTCGAGACGGAGTCCGAACCGCTGGTCGCTGACGACTAG
- a CDS encoding DUF192 domain-containing protein: MRVVHDPAGDGDDEGGRTVLATDVAVADDALAKLRGLRFRSSLPDGFALVFPFEGVGRRDIDMLFVRTPIDVLWLVEERVERVDRLRPWLGFGLAKADCVIELPPGVAADVSTGDRVFLEDDGE; encoded by the coding sequence ATGCGTGTCGTTCACGATCCGGCGGGGGACGGCGACGACGAAGGCGGGCGAACTGTCCTGGCGACCGACGTCGCCGTCGCGGACGACGCTCTGGCGAAGCTCCGTGGACTCCGGTTTCGATCGTCGCTCCCGGACGGGTTCGCACTCGTGTTTCCCTTCGAGGGGGTCGGCCGCCGGGACATCGACATGCTGTTCGTCCGGACGCCGATCGACGTGCTGTGGTTGGTCGAGGAACGTGTCGAGCGCGTCGATCGGCTTCGGCCGTGGCTCGGCTTCGGGCTGGCAAAAGCGGACTGCGTGATCGAGTTACCCCCCGGCGTCGCCGCCGATGTCTCGACTGGCGATCGCGTCTTTCTAGAGGATGACGGTGAGTGA
- a CDS encoding DUF7097 family protein has protein sequence MEKTDAGTTVGVDDPYAYVDRCDYCTDEGRCRFAVEHGDRDRDFAEVLSEREFQCPVVGDPDETGLSGPWDWKDCPHMRARNRERECVRCGLEERRSAHTDDRPLLEEHHLSYADGRPDQADGPTPTAGDETDAQVSHEITVYLCRWCHAKVHDSWANLDDPASPALAALAAREERRSQERAELAFESAAERRKDG, from the coding sequence ATGGAGAAGACGGACGCGGGGACGACCGTCGGCGTCGACGATCCCTATGCGTACGTCGACCGATGTGACTACTGCACCGACGAGGGCCGCTGTCGGTTCGCGGTCGAACACGGCGATCGCGATCGGGACTTTGCGGAGGTATTGAGCGAGAGGGAGTTCCAGTGTCCGGTCGTCGGCGACCCGGACGAGACGGGGTTGTCGGGGCCGTGGGACTGGAAGGACTGCCCGCACATGCGGGCGCGCAACCGCGAGCGGGAGTGCGTCCGGTGTGGACTCGAAGAACGACGGTCAGCCCACACCGACGACCGACCGCTGCTCGAAGAGCACCACCTCTCCTATGCCGACGGCAGACCCGATCAGGCCGACGGTCCGACCCCGACTGCGGGTGACGAGACGGACGCCCAGGTGAGCCACGAGATCACGGTCTACCTCTGTCGATGGTGTCACGCAAAGGTTCACGACTCCTGGGCGAATCTGGATGATCCCGCCTCCCCTGCTCTCGCGGCACTGGCTGCCCGGGAAGAACGCCGAAGCCAGGAACGCGCGGAGCTGGCCTTCGAGTCGGCGGCCGAACGGCGCAAGGACGGGTGA